Within the Equus przewalskii isolate Varuska chromosome 1, EquPr2, whole genome shotgun sequence genome, the region TAATTTTTACCTGCTGCCTTGTGTTCGCAGCAACTTCTAACGACTGATTTTTCAACTACAGTTGTACACCATATCCCAGCTATGGAAAAAGTCAGTCTTAGTTCAATTTCTGCCAGTTTTGTCTCCCTCATATTAAACATCACACTTTAGCTGGGCAGGAGTTAGAGGTTTATTATCAGTCTACGCAAGACTAAATAAAGTTCAAAGCAAATTCAATTTTGCTTAAGGGAACATTGTAAAGTAACAACTGGTATTACATGCCTCATACGATCCATTTCAAACCATAGAGAATTACAACTTTATGTGTCACTGTTCCAAGAGACAAAAAATGTGAACAGctaaaacatcttaaaaatgcACCAAGCTTATGAAGTCTCAAACAAAACTTGAATTTTCTGTACATACTCCTGTCAAATGAAGTTATTTCCTGTACGCCCCTCCTCTTGCAAACtggtcttctatttcctttcatttgaCCTAGATCGGCTACGAGACCTAGAGAAGGATCGAGACGGCTTATGATTTCTCTCCCGGGACAgtgatctctctcttctcctatcTCTCGAAAGGGACCTGCTCCGGCTGCGGGAGAAGCTTCTCCGTCTTGGAGATCTGCGTCGAGGTGGAGGACTCCTTCTCCGATAATCATCTCGAGGGCGGCGACCCCAAGAGGGAGGTGGACCACGATTTCGACTTCTCTTTTCACCATTAGACAGTTCCACTCTTACTCGGCAGCCACATAGTGTTCTCCCATCTAGCTCTCGGACAGCATCAGCTGCATCTCGGGGATCTTCAAATTCAACAAAAGCAAAGCCGGGAGGGTTTCTAGCAACCCACACGCTTCGGAGTGGTCCATAATAACCAAAAGCTCGTTCCAATTCAGTCTTGTTACCATTGTTTCCAAGATTACCTACATAAACCTTACAGTCCAATGGACAGGAATCACGATGCATTTCGAGATCTTGGGATAGAAATGCGGAGGCTCAAATCCACACACCCTCGGAAGGCTCTTCCCGCTCCCCTCCCGCCCGGACCCCGCAGATGCTCACGCTACCCCGGCGTCCACGAAATGGCGGAGAAATATAGTCTTTTATAGCTACCCATATATGatgcttttcattcctttctggaTTCAGGTGTTTATCTGATACCCTTGCCCTTCAGCCTGATAAACAACCTCTAGCACTTGTAGCGCAGGTCTCCTGAGAAAGGATTTTCTGTTTCGcttgtctgaaaatgtctataTTTCATATCATTGCTTCCAGGAACTGTGGGTCCCCTGCGAGCAGACCAACAAGAAAAAATGCACGCAGCACGGTGATATGTCAGTCAAAGAAAagcactgttttttctttctggtgagaGGATGAGTGAGAAAATTATAGTTACAGCCAAGTGAGTGCCCAATACAGGAGACACTGGGTTTTTTAAAAACGTGTTTGGATCAgcagaatatctttattttgtggTTGCAAATCTTCCACTTCAAGTTAAAACAGAGACCCAGGACCATTCCATAGCAACCAGGAAGAACAAAGTCACAACCAACAGCCCCTGTGACTGCTCCTCGTGAAGCACAAATGAGTGCAGTGGGCATTTCTCTGGCTGCTCCTGTTTCTTCGTCAGGAGCAAAGCTGTAAGCACCATTACTCTCCTCTGCAAGCCCCTCTCTGCCTACAGTGGAGCAGAAGTCTCTCTGCATTGTAGATTCAAGACCAAAGATTCCCTTCAGCATGTTTCAGTGCAGTTTCTTTCTGGCGAACTTTGATGTGTATCCTCACCCTAGGCTTGCATGGCAGCATGGTTTATCAGGAATGGTTAGTTTCTTGGGTTGGGTTCCTCCAAGCAAATATTGAGACAGGAATCAtgtgcaaataattttttaaggaagcGCTCCAGGGAAAAACAGCGGAGggaaagaagtaaaggaaggggaagaagccaGCAAGACTAGGATGTCGGCCACGCCCCAACCTCAGCCTGATCCACAGGGGAGCTCTGAAGGGTAAGTTACCCCTCGGAGTTTGTCCCTCCTCAAACAAAGGAGCCCGGCTTTGTACTCCTGCACCTGTCAGCAGCCACGgccgtggggaggaggggcacatAAACTCCTGGGCACTTCCTGCTCCCTTTGTGTGCTGGTGTGCAGAGTAGCCCCAATAGCCGAGGGTGATCCTCTCAACAAGGTCACAGGCACAAGCCCTTGGAAACAAAGGGCACAGAAGCTGCAGGATGACCAAACAGAAACAGTGAAAAggattgtgatattgtgattaaTAAGAAGAAATGTGTATATTTGGTCTTCGTCccaattcctggcacagagctccaaaaatccttggaattttttgtgatgagagcaataaaggcatttttaaaattatgttaatcaGGTGACTTGGGAAGTCCCTAGGTGACCTCAGGttgggctggttgccagaggaaccaaccacATGATTctagggttggaactttcagtcccatcccccCACCTCCAGGGAAGGGAAAAGGCCTGGAGATTGCGTTCAGTCCCAGTGGCCAATGAtataatcaatca harbors:
- the LOC103546215 gene encoding serine/arginine-rich splicing factor 3, yielding MHRDSCPLDCKVYVGNLGNNGNKTELERAFGYYGPLRSVWVARNPPGFAFVEFEDPRDAADAVRELDGRTLCGCRVRVELSNGEKRSRNRGPPPSWGRRPRDDYRRRSPPPRRRSPRRRSFSRSRSRSLSRDRRRERSLSRERNHKPSRSFSRSRSRSRSNERK